A stretch of Amycolatopsis balhimycina FH 1894 DNA encodes these proteins:
- a CDS encoding glycohydrolase toxin TNT-related protein (This protein contains a domain related to Tuberculosis Necrotizing Toxin, which is the C-terminal effector domain of outer membrane channel protein CpnT, and which has a lethal NAD+-glycohydrolase activity.), which translates to MIHVEHRLSPEEQRAVLVRLGKLVRQHRADAVAPAVVDFRQLGKHTEIAGHNTATPDELADVFAELRAGMYAEGRGTWLQARFTLDPDGTFDFDFALDDDPLWTEQPEPAGYPEELAEFPRADEHIPDWWRLRAQLPLGVVFRHADVGGPDVDRPPLTGTEVPLVLQYLEREAVVHEDGDERFHTDGTWIWHAAVPHLLAEYGVPPEPDLVAHIRRHHYQPPYVEPLVRRTAEADLLGKPRPKPGRADVKKTVGDVVAELETTPDPKLADDELLIVLVQRLGEHGVWPEAYRVGERADGTWCLNYTSDGWEVAAHAGGEPREPKYFDRLEDAAQQLLGALLLHPARMTAGHETPLETAKELDDWPVHPAPGEPPLTLLRNKRITRLVAGTVVLRFGEEPGNLVHHGEVRFATTSLPLERERERRSYRLRRPLHVITGITVPWANLPGGAVAFVLPKTIAEHESDGSLERIE; encoded by the coding sequence ATGATTCACGTGGAACATCGACTTTCGCCCGAAGAGCAGCGCGCTGTCCTGGTACGGCTGGGGAAGCTCGTCCGGCAGCACCGGGCCGACGCCGTCGCGCCGGCCGTCGTCGACTTCCGGCAGCTCGGGAAGCACACCGAGATCGCGGGCCACAACACGGCGACGCCGGACGAGCTGGCCGACGTCTTCGCCGAGCTGCGGGCCGGGATGTACGCCGAAGGCCGCGGCACTTGGCTGCAGGCGCGGTTCACCCTCGACCCCGACGGCACCTTCGACTTCGACTTCGCGCTCGACGATGATCCTTTGTGGACGGAGCAGCCGGAGCCGGCGGGCTACCCGGAGGAGCTCGCCGAGTTCCCCCGCGCCGACGAGCACATCCCCGACTGGTGGCGGCTACGCGCGCAACTACCGCTCGGCGTGGTGTTCCGGCACGCCGACGTCGGGGGACCGGACGTCGACCGGCCGCCGCTGACCGGCACCGAGGTGCCGCTCGTGCTGCAGTACCTCGAGCGGGAAGCCGTCGTCCACGAAGACGGCGACGAGCGCTTCCACACCGACGGCACCTGGATCTGGCACGCGGCGGTGCCGCACCTCCTGGCGGAGTACGGCGTGCCGCCCGAGCCGGACCTCGTCGCGCACATCCGCCGTCACCACTACCAGCCGCCGTACGTCGAGCCGCTGGTCCGCCGGACCGCCGAGGCGGACCTGCTGGGCAAGCCGCGGCCGAAGCCGGGCCGCGCCGACGTGAAGAAGACCGTCGGCGACGTCGTCGCCGAGCTGGAGACCACGCCGGACCCGAAGCTCGCCGACGACGAACTGCTGATCGTGCTGGTGCAGCGGCTCGGCGAGCACGGGGTGTGGCCCGAGGCGTACCGGGTCGGGGAGCGGGCGGACGGCACGTGGTGCCTCAACTACACGTCCGACGGCTGGGAGGTCGCCGCGCACGCCGGCGGGGAACCCCGCGAACCGAAGTACTTCGACCGGCTCGAGGACGCCGCGCAGCAGCTGCTCGGCGCACTCCTGCTGCACCCCGCCCGGATGACCGCCGGGCACGAAACCCCGCTGGAAACGGCGAAGGAACTCGACGACTGGCCGGTGCACCCGGCGCCGGGTGAGCCTCCCCTCACCCTGCTCCGCAACAAGCGCATCACCAGGCTGGTGGCGGGTACGGTCGTCCTGCGCTTCGGCGAGGAACCCGGCAACCTCGTCCACCACGGGGAGGTACGGTTCGCCACGACGTCGCTGCCGCTCGAACGAGAGCGGGAACGGCGGAGTTACCGGCTCAGACGCCCGTTGCACGTGATCACCGGCATCACGGTCCCGTGGGCGAATCTGCCGGGTGGTGCGGTGGCCTTCGTGCTGCCGAAGACGATCGCCGAGCACGAGTCCGACGGAAGCCTGGAGAGGATCGAGTAG
- a CDS encoding ADP-ribosylglycohydrolase family protein yields MEAAEAIAKVGQWLRAVHGPDVSGPAGLRVDTERVLRIPEGWSVPYNTIAFLDEGRPEKEIFPPPSVVVREPDGELRQAHPHPGGLSVPVAFPGQENWREVVDPEYVKAGLGELGVPLQAVAGWVKVDADGNQTGEERENPEYKAGPIRRGYPKPENTLETLLSFASVGWLTRELLLIGLIRCEVFVPLDLETGKTDRFYFAEERNELKVFSSTRNLPSREHGWWKVDVATLAEFEHPPNLVINGGPTTIEDVSSGELAEIVQRFPRHEPRIDVHGRCPEAEEDLLRVATETASRMGLPDPVKPPLVAAEKARRRGFELTAEECAKTILGESWLKRLSMPEPPRSKPNDLRANGLAPSYDNTGRTVPRLDTFGKYFERDLDGFRYGWQRVTGAYVGFALGEALGAAVDRMPLHDIHSKFGIEGVTDLVPAFDQPGRIGSLTQRLLFYTEAVIRSPHREQPESREAEQLFPDVVRGALQRWLRTQGAPMDALDGWLVQVPDLHARRDADDAELNGYHQLATGAASALPMTGPAALIPALSAALTMAGPGSGFSGGARQAVRGLAGVTHPTEPDLAAATYLTWLFEHALTKDPFSFPIWNLSREVLNPDNQFQQGPEWTEIGEMVAESVPFFGEHGLPDLRMPELIGDGKTTLSVLGRAFAALSGFENYPEQALLRAVNHSGRSALTGAIAGALLGARTGIPGLPQKWVDQLELRYLVENVASDAYWHFDRHSALSALGDQWIERYPRH; encoded by the coding sequence GTGGAAGCGGCGGAAGCGATTGCCAAGGTCGGCCAGTGGCTGCGCGCGGTGCACGGCCCGGACGTCTCCGGTCCCGCCGGGCTCCGGGTGGACACCGAGAGGGTCCTGCGCATCCCCGAGGGCTGGTCGGTGCCCTACAACACCATCGCGTTCCTCGACGAGGGCCGGCCGGAGAAGGAGATCTTCCCGCCGCCGTCGGTGGTCGTCCGCGAGCCGGACGGCGAGCTGCGGCAGGCGCACCCGCACCCGGGCGGGCTGTCGGTGCCGGTGGCGTTCCCCGGCCAGGAGAACTGGCGCGAGGTCGTCGATCCCGAGTACGTGAAGGCCGGGCTCGGCGAGCTGGGCGTGCCGCTGCAGGCCGTCGCGGGCTGGGTGAAGGTCGACGCCGACGGGAACCAGACCGGCGAAGAGCGCGAGAACCCCGAGTACAAGGCCGGGCCGATCCGCCGCGGCTACCCGAAGCCGGAGAACACCCTCGAGACGCTGCTGTCGTTCGCCAGCGTCGGCTGGCTGACCCGCGAGCTGCTGCTCATCGGACTGATCCGCTGCGAGGTGTTCGTCCCGCTCGACCTGGAGACCGGCAAGACCGACCGGTTCTACTTCGCCGAGGAGCGCAACGAGCTCAAGGTCTTCAGCTCGACCCGGAACCTGCCGTCGCGCGAGCACGGCTGGTGGAAGGTGGACGTCGCGACGCTGGCCGAGTTCGAGCACCCGCCGAACCTGGTGATCAACGGCGGCCCGACGACCATCGAGGACGTCTCGAGCGGCGAGCTCGCCGAGATCGTCCAGCGGTTCCCGCGGCACGAGCCGCGCATCGACGTGCACGGCCGCTGCCCGGAAGCTGAGGAGGACCTGCTCCGCGTCGCCACCGAAACGGCGTCCCGGATGGGGCTGCCCGACCCGGTGAAGCCGCCGCTCGTCGCGGCCGAGAAGGCACGGCGGCGGGGCTTCGAGCTGACCGCCGAGGAGTGCGCGAAGACCATCCTGGGTGAGTCCTGGCTGAAGCGGCTGAGCATGCCGGAACCGCCACGCAGCAAGCCCAACGACCTGCGCGCGAACGGCCTGGCGCCGTCGTACGACAACACCGGCCGCACGGTGCCGCGGCTGGACACGTTCGGCAAGTACTTCGAGCGGGACCTCGACGGCTTCCGCTACGGCTGGCAGCGCGTCACGGGCGCGTACGTCGGCTTCGCGCTCGGAGAGGCCCTCGGTGCGGCCGTCGACCGCATGCCGTTGCACGACATCCACTCGAAGTTCGGCATCGAGGGCGTCACGGACCTCGTCCCGGCGTTCGACCAGCCGGGCCGGATCGGCTCGCTGACGCAGCGGCTGCTGTTCTACACCGAGGCCGTGATCCGCAGCCCGCACCGCGAGCAGCCGGAGTCCCGCGAAGCCGAGCAGCTCTTCCCCGACGTCGTCCGCGGGGCGCTGCAGCGCTGGCTGCGCACCCAGGGCGCGCCGATGGACGCGCTGGACGGCTGGCTGGTGCAGGTTCCGGACCTGCACGCCCGGCGCGACGCCGACGACGCCGAGCTCAACGGCTACCACCAGCTCGCGACCGGCGCCGCCAGTGCGCTGCCGATGACCGGGCCGGCCGCGCTGATCCCCGCGCTGTCCGCCGCGCTGACCATGGCCGGGCCCGGCAGCGGGTTCAGCGGCGGCGCGCGGCAGGCGGTGCGCGGCCTGGCGGGCGTCACCCACCCCACCGAGCCCGACCTGGCCGCCGCGACCTACCTGACCTGGCTGTTCGAGCACGCGCTGACCAAGGACCCGTTCAGCTTCCCGATCTGGAACCTCAGCCGCGAGGTGCTCAACCCGGACAACCAGTTCCAGCAGGGTCCCGAGTGGACGGAGATCGGGGAGATGGTCGCCGAGTCCGTCCCCTTCTTCGGCGAGCACGGATTGCCGGACCTGCGGATGCCCGAGCTGATCGGCGACGGCAAGACGACGCTGTCCGTGCTCGGACGCGCGTTCGCCGCGTTGTCCGGCTTCGAGAACTACCCGGAGCAGGCGCTGCTTCGCGCCGTCAACCACTCCGGCCGCAGCGCGCTGACCGGCGCGATCGCCGGTGCCCTGCTCGGCGCGCGCACCGGGATCCCCGGGCTGCCGCAGAAGTGGGTCGACCAGCTGGAGCTGCGGTACCTGGTCGAGAACGTCGCTTCGGACGCCTACTGGCACTTCGACCGGCACTCGGCGTTGAGCGCGCTCGGCGACCAGTGGATCGAGCGCTACCCGCGGCACTAG
- a CDS encoding toxin glutamine deamidase domain-containing protein, translating to MEMPDAVKWLLPIVVGESWPEGDETRLRALRDAWHTASSAIGPASDAGNQAAQGIHDNWTGDGADAFAEQWKKFVEGDEAYFKQLADATKALGDSCDQTALDVEYTKYMIIISLIILAAQIAAMIAAAAVTFGGSTAGIAPAQIATRMTVQMLFRQLLEKLAQQGFKQVAKELLEQLLKQGLKKIGMEVLKNEAINLGMDAGIQGLQMAKGDRRSWDWSKTSDAAVSGAVGGVVGAASGSIGRGATEGLSHSAGGQIADAAMRAGARGAVEGVAQTVGQAAVTGDLGSLTPEQLVMGASSGAVGGAVGGAKEQLHAIHEANIPRTEPGGSGGPDDAGGSSSESGSRAEGASEPESRREASSEPESRGEEPRREAPSEPESRAEEPRAAASSEPEPRGEEPRREAAEPESRGEEARREPESRGEASPSPEAPREEPRPAAESGREAPSSSGTRVESEPEVRQEQRADNAPSQGQPGPARQSVEPRQAAEQPGSGQAERPASATGNGSPSGGYGMAPPPGFGPEAGRQSGGRPQDNVGAAGFTGGASQPFAAEAGTAAFQNGPSPQQAPPPGGFTPPPPAGTPNGGGPGPRPAGPPPQQPMPPRGGEQPRRVPPQDPRWMLQQGQPPAPQGAQPPHTARRQGTQPPGQPPHPAQPLHGGQPPHGGQPPIQPGGQPPHGQPPVQPGGPPPRGGPQALGGQPPQRGHFPPAGQPPMGGPPSQGGMHPHDPRRMPPGGQRPPMPGSQRPAGYPNQPRGPQGPGGRPPMPPPPGGRPPMPPHDPRVGPPQVPPPRFGPPAEHLPRGPQSPFDPPRPVDRVPEQPRPAEQPPTAPAREHPAPPAQEHPAEQPTAEHATQEHPTDHSPDSHHDGQPAHLQPDEPYLADHAFHTDDPAGVRRIEDTFMDSGRHSPESGEWRHEQVRREALAKRDEFHPGMSDAGAFAVHAYTRYEMVGPLNRALRMGGPELVDLAPQAGALASGLNELPPHLGTVSRRVDFHGDPARLQAFLGRFHDGAHITEPSFLSSSKVDAEHPRSTFPGEVEMRIQSRTGRDVEALASIGHEREVLFKAGTQFRVTGVERGPGHPEHPNHKRGEPQWVVHAEEVTSGDPRHLGEADARTAVEERRAQERADEERFQREADAELEQFYAEHPHLKPTGDMSKLLGFDPADAPPPPERRVPATGEPEGGWSRLAGPLAPGGVPVLHAGSVETPQQHARLVRDAVPELGAVNTRNHYGPDAHEHGFRTNAAESMVAFERRTNGEDVVAGPSRGERLDGPWSNRGGFDDVARDLGERPVGARAAVAFDHAGAERLVAAVHTEHGVVFADPVTGRLAELPHDATGIRELPLGGGETPPHETAQTIADRLNPAPERPPHDEGYLFDGEHRGTPADHESIRRAVGDEGIYQQIHDRALARRDAAGLPLTDEGAVAVHGYTRGEYAYDVNEALRRGPGHPGFDLAQANARAITDGLNQVPRTSGESIRAFDVGGDPRLAELVAGPYEPGAVVVEPAFSSASIKTGEFSTSKFGDDVELHVRSDNLRDISKLAENPSEREALSPPGTQLLVHERRLEITPEGRRKWVIEAEEIGPGHPRYLDPEAAQHKMAERRAENDHNAAEFERRRQAALMERLGGFGEPEQLHQPEHQSVSDVLDGSEPPVVPEPQPDYSPLARATNPPSEPAIHADTATPAERAAYVQDRHPHLRDVNPGFHQPGALENGYMSNCTRGPEAYLDRLRGGDMTAEPVLFHEMGTRGTLEHLEGRFGETFSARGSYDDVIREMRDRPLDHHAVVAVKYEGPNGVVYGHVAMVVHTRDGVAFIDPQSGDLMHLPQPPKGIKLMHIGTPDEVHVQPEHGGGKHGGYGSVPQSRLDELLAQPRIAEALAGATTDLVVKDHDGNPQNLGPVGEFVRTRLAEHPELVDLLHDPANEFLTRSLLRKPETIASLLVHDEAIPILADAVHEVHHPLPDADPVAAHADPTPLTPEQAETSREVIDQAKEHPNAHRKQAPFDQSKLGDETYTREYLAERYREAARADLKLKEILPPLAEQTGGHAGFRPGPKSEGRAMDKINTNYNGDASRLVDLAGAMIQFERVQDAYAALARIAEHPDLEIVDFDDRFANPAPAGYRDLQMSVRIDGHVAELRLHLKSLDDVSAYEHSLYEVRRDFKALAKAEGRTHTDEERALIDGLIKRERDLFWDALQGSL from the coding sequence ATGGAGATGCCCGACGCGGTCAAGTGGCTGCTGCCGATCGTCGTCGGGGAGAGCTGGCCGGAGGGCGACGAGACCAGGCTGCGCGCCCTGCGCGACGCGTGGCACACGGCGTCTTCGGCGATCGGGCCGGCTTCCGACGCGGGCAACCAGGCCGCTCAGGGCATCCACGACAACTGGACCGGAGACGGCGCCGACGCGTTCGCCGAGCAGTGGAAGAAGTTCGTCGAGGGCGACGAGGCGTACTTCAAGCAGCTGGCGGACGCGACGAAGGCCCTGGGCGATTCCTGCGACCAGACGGCGCTGGACGTCGAGTACACGAAGTACATGATCATCATTTCGCTGATCATCCTGGCGGCCCAGATCGCGGCGATGATCGCGGCGGCCGCGGTGACGTTCGGCGGCTCGACGGCGGGCATCGCGCCGGCCCAGATCGCCACCCGGATGACCGTGCAGATGCTGTTCCGGCAGCTGCTCGAGAAGCTCGCGCAGCAGGGGTTCAAGCAGGTCGCGAAGGAGCTGCTGGAGCAGCTGCTCAAGCAGGGTCTCAAGAAGATCGGCATGGAGGTCCTCAAGAACGAGGCCATCAACCTCGGCATGGACGCGGGCATCCAGGGTCTGCAGATGGCCAAGGGCGACCGCAGGAGCTGGGACTGGTCCAAGACGTCCGACGCGGCGGTTTCGGGCGCGGTCGGCGGGGTCGTGGGGGCGGCTTCCGGCTCGATCGGCCGAGGCGCCACCGAGGGGCTGTCCCACAGCGCCGGCGGCCAGATCGCGGACGCGGCCATGCGCGCGGGAGCACGCGGCGCGGTCGAGGGGGTCGCGCAGACGGTCGGACAGGCGGCCGTCACCGGGGATTTGGGGTCCCTGACGCCGGAGCAGCTGGTGATGGGCGCTTCGAGCGGCGCGGTCGGCGGTGCCGTCGGGGGCGCGAAGGAGCAGCTGCACGCCATCCACGAGGCGAACATCCCGCGGACGGAGCCGGGTGGATCCGGTGGGCCGGATGACGCGGGAGGCTCGTCGTCGGAGTCCGGGTCGCGGGCAGAGGGGGCCTCGGAGCCGGAGTCGCGGCGCGAGGCGTCCTCGGAGCCCGAATCTCGGGGCGAAGAACCTCGACGCGAGGCGCCGTCCGAGCCTGAGTCACGGGCAGAGGAACCGCGGGCCGCAGCTTCGTCGGAGCCGGAGCCGCGGGGCGAAGAACCCCGACGTGAGGCCGCCGAGCCCGAATCGCGCGGGGAAGAGGCTCGCCGGGAACCTGAATCGCGGGGCGAGGCGTCGCCGTCACCCGAAGCGCCGCGGGAAGAGCCACGACCTGCGGCGGAGTCGGGGCGGGAAGCTCCGTCTTCGTCGGGCACGCGGGTGGAGTCCGAGCCGGAGGTCCGGCAGGAGCAGCGTGCGGACAACGCGCCGAGTCAGGGGCAGCCGGGCCCGGCACGGCAGTCCGTCGAGCCCCGGCAGGCGGCCGAGCAGCCCGGCTCCGGACAGGCTGAGCGTCCGGCTTCGGCGACGGGCAACGGTTCGCCGAGTGGCGGATACGGCATGGCACCGCCGCCGGGATTCGGCCCCGAAGCGGGACGGCAGAGCGGCGGACGCCCGCAGGACAACGTCGGAGCGGCCGGGTTCACGGGCGGTGCGAGCCAGCCGTTCGCGGCGGAGGCCGGGACGGCGGCGTTCCAGAACGGACCGTCGCCGCAGCAGGCACCGCCTCCGGGTGGGTTCACGCCACCGCCGCCCGCGGGAACGCCGAACGGCGGTGGCCCGGGTCCGCGACCGGCCGGGCCGCCGCCGCAGCAGCCGATGCCGCCGCGTGGCGGAGAGCAGCCGCGACGGGTCCCGCCCCAGGACCCCCGCTGGATGCTGCAGCAAGGTCAGCCACCCGCGCCGCAGGGCGCCCAGCCACCCCACACCGCCCGGCGGCAGGGAACGCAACCGCCAGGTCAGCCACCGCACCCGGCGCAACCTCTTCACGGCGGCCAACCTCCGCACGGTGGGCAACCACCGATTCAACCGGGCGGGCAGCCCCCGCACGGACAACCGCCGGTTCAGCCCGGCGGACCACCGCCGCGCGGCGGGCCGCAAGCTCTGGGTGGGCAGCCGCCCCAGCGGGGGCACTTCCCGCCGGCTGGGCAGCCGCCGATGGGAGGCCCGCCGTCGCAGGGTGGGATGCATCCGCACGATCCGCGGCGGATGCCGCCGGGCGGGCAGCGTCCGCCGATGCCCGGGTCGCAGCGTCCCGCCGGATACCCGAACCAGCCGCGCGGCCCCCAGGGTCCCGGCGGACGGCCACCGATGCCGCCCCCACCGGGCGGGCGCCCGCCGATGCCACCGCACGACCCGCGTGTGGGGCCGCCTCAGGTGCCGCCGCCTCGGTTCGGTCCGCCGGCGGAGCACCTGCCGCGGGGGCCGCAGAGCCCGTTCGACCCGCCGCGGCCGGTCGACCGTGTGCCGGAACAGCCGCGACCTGCCGAGCAGCCACCGACCGCGCCCGCGCGGGAACACCCGGCGCCGCCGGCCCAAGAACACCCTGCCGAGCAGCCCACCGCAGAGCACGCGACTCAAGAACACCCGACCGACCACTCGCCGGATTCCCACCACGACGGGCAACCCGCTCACCTTCAGCCCGACGAGCCCTACCTCGCCGACCACGCCTTCCACACCGACGATCCCGCCGGGGTCCGGCGGATCGAAGACACCTTCATGGACTCCGGGCGGCACAGCCCGGAGTCCGGCGAGTGGCGTCACGAGCAGGTCCGGCGCGAGGCGCTCGCCAAGCGCGACGAGTTCCACCCCGGCATGTCCGACGCCGGGGCGTTCGCCGTGCACGCCTACACGCGGTACGAGATGGTCGGGCCGCTCAACCGGGCGCTGCGGATGGGCGGGCCCGAGCTCGTCGATCTCGCTCCGCAGGCCGGGGCCCTCGCTTCCGGGCTGAACGAGCTGCCGCCGCACCTCGGGACCGTTTCGCGGCGGGTCGACTTCCACGGCGATCCCGCGCGGCTGCAGGCCTTCCTCGGGCGGTTCCACGACGGTGCGCACATCACCGAGCCGTCGTTCCTCAGCTCGTCGAAGGTCGACGCGGAGCACCCGCGCAGCACCTTCCCCGGCGAGGTCGAGATGCGGATCCAGTCCAGGACCGGCCGGGACGTCGAAGCGCTGGCGAGCATCGGGCACGAACGCGAAGTCCTCTTCAAGGCCGGAACGCAGTTCCGGGTCACCGGTGTCGAGAGGGGACCCGGGCACCCCGAACACCCGAACCACAAGCGCGGCGAGCCGCAGTGGGTCGTGCACGCCGAAGAGGTCACGTCCGGTGATCCGCGGCATCTCGGGGAGGCCGATGCCCGGACCGCCGTCGAAGAACGCCGGGCCCAGGAGCGTGCCGACGAGGAACGCTTCCAGCGCGAGGCCGACGCCGAGCTCGAGCAGTTCTACGCCGAGCACCCCCACCTCAAGCCCACCGGCGACATGTCCAAGCTCCTCGGTTTCGACCCCGCGGACGCTCCGCCGCCGCCCGAGCGGCGCGTGCCGGCCACCGGGGAGCCCGAAGGTGGCTGGTCCCGGCTCGCCGGGCCGCTCGCCCCGGGCGGCGTGCCCGTGCTGCACGCCGGGTCCGTCGAGACGCCGCAGCAGCACGCGCGCCTCGTGCGCGACGCCGTTCCCGAGCTCGGTGCGGTCAACACCCGCAACCACTACGGCCCGGACGCCCACGAGCACGGCTTCCGCACCAACGCCGCCGAGTCGATGGTCGCCTTCGAACGGCGGACGAACGGCGAGGACGTCGTCGCCGGGCCGTCCCGGGGCGAGCGCCTCGACGGGCCGTGGAGCAACCGGGGCGGCTTCGACGACGTCGCCCGTGACCTCGGCGAACGTCCCGTGGGCGCGCGGGCCGCCGTCGCCTTCGACCACGCCGGCGCGGAACGGCTGGTCGCCGCCGTCCACACCGAGCACGGCGTCGTGTTCGCCGACCCGGTCACCGGACGGCTCGCCGAACTGCCGCACGACGCCACCGGCATCCGCGAGCTGCCCCTCGGCGGCGGGGAGACCCCGCCGCACGAAACAGCACAGACGATCGCCGACCGGCTCAACCCCGCGCCCGAACGGCCGCCGCACGACGAGGGCTACCTCTTCGACGGCGAACACCGCGGCACCCCCGCCGACCACGAGAGCATCCGCCGCGCGGTCGGCGACGAGGGCATCTACCAGCAGATCCACGACCGCGCGCTGGCCCGCCGGGACGCCGCCGGACTGCCCCTGACCGACGAAGGCGCGGTCGCGGTCCACGGCTACACGCGTGGCGAGTACGCCTACGACGTCAACGAGGCCTTGCGCCGCGGCCCGGGGCACCCCGGCTTCGACCTCGCGCAGGCGAACGCGCGCGCCATCACCGACGGCCTCAACCAGGTCCCGCGCACGTCCGGCGAGAGCATCCGCGCCTTCGACGTCGGCGGCGACCCGCGGCTGGCCGAGCTGGTCGCCGGGCCGTACGAGCCGGGCGCGGTCGTCGTCGAACCGGCGTTCTCCAGCGCGTCGATCAAGACCGGCGAGTTCTCGACCAGCAAGTTCGGCGACGACGTCGAGCTGCACGTCCGGTCCGACAACCTCCGCGACATCTCGAAGCTCGCCGAGAACCCGTCCGAGCGCGAGGCGCTCTCGCCGCCCGGCACCCAGCTGCTGGTGCACGAGCGGCGGCTGGAGATCACGCCCGAGGGCCGCCGCAAGTGGGTGATCGAGGCCGAGGAGATCGGGCCCGGCCACCCGCGTTACCTCGACCCCGAGGCCGCGCAACACAAGATGGCCGAGCGGCGCGCCGAGAACGACCACAACGCGGCCGAGTTCGAACGGCGCCGGCAGGCCGCGCTGATGGAGCGCCTCGGCGGCTTCGGCGAGCCCGAGCAGCTTCACCAGCCGGAACACCAATCGGTCAGCGACGTCCTCGACGGCTCGGAACCGCCCGTGGTCCCCGAGCCGCAACCGGACTACTCGCCGCTGGCGCGCGCGACGAACCCGCCGTCCGAACCGGCCATCCACGCCGACACGGCGACACCGGCGGAGCGCGCGGCCTACGTCCAGGACCGGCACCCGCACCTGCGTGACGTCAACCCGGGCTTCCACCAGCCCGGCGCGCTGGAGAACGGGTACATGTCGAACTGCACCCGCGGGCCCGAGGCGTACCTGGACCGGCTGCGCGGCGGTGACATGACGGCCGAGCCCGTCCTCTTCCACGAGATGGGCACCCGCGGCACCCTCGAGCACCTCGAGGGCCGGTTCGGCGAGACGTTCTCCGCGCGCGGCAGCTACGACGACGTCATCCGCGAGATGCGGGACCGGCCGCTCGACCACCACGCCGTGGTCGCGGTGAAGTACGAAGGCCCGAACGGCGTCGTGTACGGGCACGTCGCGATGGTCGTCCACACCCGTGACGGCGTCGCGTTCATCGACCCGCAGTCCGGCGACCTCATGCACCTGCCGCAGCCGCCGAAGGGCATCAAGCTGATGCACATCGGCACGCCGGACGAGGTCCACGTCCAGCCCGAGCACGGCGGCGGCAAGCACGGCGGTTACGGCAGTGTCCCGCAGTCGCGGCTCGACGAGCTCCTCGCCCAGCCGCGGATCGCCGAAGCGCTCGCCGGCGCCACGACCGACCTCGTCGTCAAGGACCACGACGGGAACCCGCAGAACCTCGGGCCGGTCGGCGAGTTCGTCCGGACGCGGCTGGCCGAGCACCCGGAGCTGGTCGACCTGCTCCACGACCCGGCCAACGAGTTCCTGACGCGGTCGTTGCTGCGCAAGCCGGAGACGATCGCGAGCCTGCTGGTGCACGACGAGGCCATCCCGATCCTGGCCGACGCCGTGCACGAGGTGCACCACCCGCTGCCCGACGCGGACCCGGTGGCAGCGCACGCGGATCCGACGCCGCTCACGCCTGAGCAGGCCGAGACCTCGCGGGAAGTGATCGACCAGGCGAAGGAGCACCCGAACGCGCACCGCAAGCAGGCACCGTTCGACCAGAGCAAGCTCGGGGACGAGACCTACACGCGGGAGTACCTCGCCGAGCGCTACCGGGAAGCGGCTCGTGCCGACCTCAAGCTGAAGGAGATCCTGCCGCCGCTGGCGGAGCAGACCGGCGGCCACGCGGGCTTCCGGCCCGGACCGAAGTCCGAAGGCCGGGCGATGGACAAGATCAACACCAACTACAACGGCGACGCGTCGCGGCTGGTCGACCTCGCGGGCGCGATGATCCAGTTCGAGCGCGTGCAGGACGCTTACGCCGCCTTGGCCCGGATCGCGGAGCATCCCGACCTGGAGATCGTCGACTTCGACGACCGCTTTGCCAACCCCGCGCCGGCGGGTTATCGCGACCTGCAGATGAGCGTGCGCATCGACGGGCACGTCGCCGAGCTGCGCCTCCACCTGAAGTCCTTGGACGACGTTTCGGCGTACGAGCACTCGCTGTACGAAGTCCGCCGTGACTTCAAGGCGCTCGCGAAGGCCGAGGGCCGCACCCACACCGACGAGGAACGAGCCCTGATCGACGGGCTGATCAAGCGCGAACGGGACCTGTTCTGGGACGCGCTGCAGGGGAGTCTCTAA